The DNA region taccaATGGCTGGATCCACGACAACTGCTGAGTCTAGTTCCGAGGACCCTAGTCACCGCGAGGTGTTCatcatgggatacgacccagatgagcctAGTGTGCTCCAGGTATGGGACATTGAATCGGAGTCCGAAGGCTCCGAGGCTCAATAggaagtttgcatgacagttcatgcaacGGGAGGCAGCGAAGGCTCCCGTGTGCCAGACGCCGGTGATGATCCCCAAGCCACGCGCCCAAAGGGGAACCAGATCGGCACCGGACACGGGGACGCTCTGGCACAGCCACAACCACCATAGTGTCACCCAGAGGAGCTGTCGTAGAGGACGTGGTCTTTCATGGTGTTGTCACTAAGGCCATTACACCGCACAAATGTCGAAGGTTCCCCCCTCGCGATATGTCCCCACTCCACCCTCGGCATCTCGACTATGAGGCAATGGCACCTGCATAAGATCTACGGATTGTGCGAATtcttcttagccacccaccaGTAGAAGTACCGAAGGATTCATCATTAGCACCATGGTTGCGTGACCTCAACTAGAGCCATCAGCCATGCAAGATCTCTAAACAGGTAAGAGGGTACCCTGAAACTAATCGGGTGTGGGGCCTTTTGGGCAGAGTTATCTCGAGGACAGGAAAAAGGGTCTTCTGCTCTTCAAGTTTCTGATAGAAAGAATGACCACTTTCGATGGATACCAGAAATGGGTGTAGCCTTTCAGGATCTCAACAGGTGACCCTTTTCTCCTCCTATACTGACCACTCCTCGATCAGACGAGGAATCATTACCCTATTTTGTAGTTACCCCTACAAGTCACGGGAGCAGTACTGGTCATCAAGCGGTGAGGGTTTTCTATTACCAGAGACAAACAGACACAGGACCACACATGTCGATAGGTCGTGCATGTTGAATGGACTGGGGGCTGGATCGATCTCGACTCCACAAGCAAGCGACACCTCTAGGTACAtatttcaattatattttcaagCCACCAAACAATGTTACAGAGTATGATGGCCTCTTATCTGGAATACAAGTAGCATCCGCACGGGGGGTAAAACGTCCACTAACAATGAGGGACTTGCTACTGGTCGTAAACCGAGAGCGAAGGGTTTCCTGTGCTCAAAATAGACGATGGCGCAATACCTCTTCggagtgagaaagctagagcgacgcTTCTTCGGTTTTGAAGTATAgcatgtccctcgcaaggacaacttcttagccgatgagctggcccatctagcctcttcttgGAAACGGAGCACCAGAGACAACGCCTTTAGAGGCAACGTCTCCTTCGGAGCCGTCAACcttgggtggccatcatgtgatcgccctgctcgattcgggtataACCTGAATGGATCAGATCTTAGACTACTTTCAGAATCAAGTAGCCTCTGACAATGATGGGTCCACAGAAAGGGTCACGTGGCAGGACCACACCTaggtagagggacgcctttaccGCTAAAGGAGCAACACCCTTTAATTGAAATACATCATTCAGGAAGGGGGCAGCACAGCGTTCCCTGATATCCTCAGAGACATATATGGTGGCCGCGCTTCATACCATACTTTGGTCAGGAAAGCGTTTTGGTAAGAATTCTATTGGCCCACAAACCTCTAGGATacttgcgagctggtgaaaagGTTCGGCTAATGTCAAAACCATGGCCGACATACCAAACTACTAGCCCAAACACAACAAACTGTACCACTATGTCGGtagatgaacaccgcaagcggggatcctgagggaccccctttgagattcggccggggggctggtcctggatctacctcgtatgaggggttaatgcgtgtgtaaCTTAGGTGGGATGAAACGTCGTTGGCTGGTagtaatgaatgcaccaagggtttatacaggttcaggccgtacggagacgtaataccctactcctgtgtgtctagtataTCATCAAAGCTcttcgaatgcctttctctagatctctagcactctcgtttttctctgtgttacaatGTGCTGCTactctaagtcttgagcttcggtccTTGTTGGCTTGTTCGGTTGGGTCTCGTCCTCCtttttctacgaagtgctccccccccccttttatctaccaggggaggccctccagggagtgcccagaacgagggcacaagttttcgtaaataataaatggaaaacaaccatcatgggtctacagttgatgttacagagggttgaaaatgcatccctcggacggtcccatcggtcttcacgtcccaactttagcaggcgcaggggcgcccaccggctAGCCTCTGAGTACCCTCTCATGCCCATCTGGTCAGAGTAGATCTAacacggtctgatgcaacagAGCGATAGGTGATAAGCCTCAAGctcatcgaagatatcttcaagccatctttcttcatgggccccgcgaggggacatgtgatgggacccaccgcattaattgtgcccacgccttcctgccaggcggtggcagtgAGTGATGTATttagtacgacaggcgtgggggagagtggttggatgtgaccgtccacgctcccccttaaatgcagcatcgggatTCCCACCGATCGACatctcatcgtggagtcccggCGGGGTCCACCAGCAtggggcttctcgggtcctcggggaactctgagTACTCGGAAACCAACTGCACTTGGACCCGAACGCCCACTCCCGGGCTTGGCTtctctcgggtcctcagggaactctgggtactcggggaccaactgttcttggccccgagcaccacctCCCTGACCtgactcttctcgggtcctcggggcactctgggtactcggggaccaactgttcctggccccgagcaccccctccccgGCCTAGCTtctctcgggtcctcggggaactctgggtactcggggatcaactATTtttggccccaagcaccccctcctggacctggctcttctcgggtcctcagggaactctgggtactcggggaccaactgttcttggccctgagcacctcctcccggacctggcttccctcAGGCCCTCAGGGAGGTGGGCCCCGAGgaaaggcgccatgtggcacctgtgctgtcctggcctcgggactcggggacccccggatcccatatcaccgacacaCTCTCTTATCCTTCCACTGTATGGAGGGTTCATTATCATGGGACGGTTCCCTAAAAGCCCTAGGCGGTCTTGAATTCCTATTCGTAGCAGTAAGCAAATTCACAAAAGAGATCGAGGCCAAGCCTGTCAGCAAATTCACCACCACAACagtgattaagttcatacgagcaGTGGTAGTGCAATCTGATCatccaaaccgcataattacGAACAAACATGACTCAATTCGCCAGTTGGAGAGCGTATGTTGCCTCATATGAGCAACTACTCGCGCGACGACCATAAGGCGTGGCAGGAGGACAATACAAACCCAAGCGAATAGTCCCACGGACGTACTCAAAATATTGGGTAGCCTGATACCAACGGAGCCTCAGGTGCTACGGCGACCATAGGGTGCGGAAGTGGACATTGGCCGTAGGTGACCTCGACCTCGAACAAGTCCAGGAATAGGGTAGGTAGTAACAAGCTCCTCCCCAAGGAATAGGGGTCCTACAAAGTGGTCTGCTTTTCTTGACCCGGCATGGTTGACTTAGCCAGAGGCTAGCCACAAATTACAAAAACTCGCGGAacacaagttctatgtgtaaggctgctTGAAGACGagtctatttttctattttgcaggattttTCGGACAAGCATggaacatgacttgtaagttttttcaaattcaaaaacataCTCTATTTTACAGGATAACCcagtgtcggaggattaactcctgtcgcagggatcccgagagacccttttttagagattcgaccggggggatgatcctgaataagttcgtctgagaaataaatgggaatggatgcaacggccggtggtgggggtgtcgacctagtgcaaggagaagtaaatgcaccggaatttagacaggttcgggccgcacgggggcgtaataccctactcctgtatggatgctataactatcctgaggaagtccctcaaggatgttgctggttataagaatgttggcctaactaagagcttgaggctccttgttcttcggctggaactgtgctcagcCTTGCTCACAATGTCTCTCTTCGTTGGTCTGATTCGTTGTGTGGTTGGTGTTCTTCCGCCGTTGTTGGTCTTCTCCGAGAGAGCTCTTCTTGCTTCTGAGTTGCCGGCTATTTTTAAGTACCCGCCAGCCGagcatgccccgaacgggaaggagggggcacaagttccaagacgtcatgactggaaaaggcgtcatcatttcttctgggtgaagtgaccgggggtggaaaatacgtcgcacgcctggtcacctgtcaccataaacgccctggcaacgggcgccgtggagagggcccaccgggcagccgcagaacaacccggcgtgcccgtcctgtcttgttcctctgccacagcagtgcggcagacggaacgccttgatcctcgcgatgttatcccaagacaagccggatgacacgggacgggacccgtgcagtTAATAACCTCACGCCATTGCTGGTGAACAAGAGCGGTGAAAATTCAACCGAGGTCGTCGATAAAAGGGCGTGTCAAGTTCACTCGCTCCTAAATATTCATCCTCATTTCCACGTTCAACCCAATCAAACTTGAATGGACCCGACATGCGCCACGATGGAGAACGAACTGAGCGACATTGGCGCCCGCGTGGTGGATCAGAGGGAGTATGAGAAGACAGGAGCAGAGCGGATGTTGGTTGGCACGAACTCATACAGGAAGCAATGCGCTTTGTCGCCATGTCGGTGATGATATGACAGACATACTTTGGCTTTACACGTGTGTGGTTACTAGTGTTTATTTTATGAACTACTATAGCCAAGCATTGTTACTACATTAGCTCATAATACAATGccaaaattagaaaataatcCCGTTAGTTTAAGTCggcacaaaaataaataaaaaaccagTCATGCCTACGCGGTATGCACGCCTTATAAGAACTGGTAGGCTTAAACTTATGTAGTGTTTGGTTAGTTGTATATAGTAGAATGAAATGAGATCGTTCTAGATGGATGGGATGATTTTGGATGAGATGGTACAAGTATCATATTTGGTCCGATAAATAGAACGGTACATGAGAGTGTTTTGTTGGATATATGAGATGCACATATTAATGTGTTCAGTTGCTAAAAACATAAgcactatatatatttataatttaattcCTTTATAATATGCTAATTTTAGAATGATAATTATCAACAAATTATTCTAATTAGTACTAATATTTACTAACTACAATTAATTATAACTTAACATGTAATACTTAATTAACCCGTATTTTAATACTTAATTATGGCTAATAATATCTAAGGTAACTAATGCATATCTAATTATTCTTAATTCTCATTAATACTTCCTAATCATCACTAAGTACATATAATTATCGGAGCTGACAGAGTATGTATGAGGTTGTTCagctaattttttcatatgggATGGTTCTACATCTTAATAAAATATTCGTATAACCTGTGTTACTGTATCCTACATGAGTTGATACACAAACACTACAGTACATCAACGTCATTCTATATACGTACCAGTCAGTATAGTAAATCAAACACTACCTTAGTCAACCTTCAAAGTCATGAGACCAAAACCTTAAAAAGGTCCAGAGCCCCATAAAATTGTGTCCTTGGTTTcctttctctttattttccgACGCATATATCCTTGAAAATTTAAATGCCTACGGATAAACTTTGACCCAATCTAAggtgaaaaagagagaaatttcCTCATGGAAAAGAACTAGGGTAAGTAACCTTCCTGGAAATATGTTGTGAAAAGgacacatctctctctctctctcttcctgaACAGAGTCAGGCTAGTCCAGCCACAAGGGCCCCACACATTGGCCCAGTTGCCCAGTACTGCTGTTCCACTGGCAGAACCACGTGGGACCCACATGCACGTGAGAATAAAAAGGCTACGGGTATCTGGAGAAAGTAGACGAGTACACTGTACACCTTTTGGCCGCGTACCTGCAACGTGGGGTGGTCGCGGCCGATCGAGCCGTCCGTTTGAGCCCACGGTGCCCTGACCACCGCCGATCTCTGTGCGAGGAGAATCTTCCAGCGAATGGGTTGTCCGCTTCGCATATTAGCCCCCGCGTTTGcagaaaatcatgaaacttgtggGAAGTGAGCCGTATATTGAACAGCTAAACCACGGACGTCCAGAGTTAGTTTCTTGCAAATACGCACGCGAACCGTTCAATCCATGGGAAACACCACGCCAACTGTCCCATCCATGACTTTTTTTTAACGATTACAAGGTTACCAAAACGCACATgttcacatatatgtgagtacaTATTATTACACGTTTAGAGATAATACTGCTAAAAACACTCGCATGTGTATAAATTGTAGGAACCAGAATTTTAGTGCATACAATTTTAGTGCATACATAAATCACGGGCACCGGGACTTCTCTGTCCTGGGTCTCTCATTCATCTATGATTCCCTATTTTAGTTCATGTTTCTCTTTTGAAGAAGATATTAGACAAACTATTAAAAGGATTGATTTTACTGTTCAGTCATTTACCTAAAGAAAGGACAGATAATTGGattctatttctttctttctttttttgacaGAATTGGATCCTAGTTGGTACAGACAATGTGCTCGAACTAGCTAACAGCACTAGGTTCCTCGTTACAATGAACATGCATGGATTACACACCTCACTGCACAGTTAAGAGGATTTTGAATTACAAATGTGCTCTTGATCAGAGTCAAAAGATCTTAAAATGAAATGAAAACGCCTTAATTAAAAAAAGTGGTTAATATTTCCAAGTGCTAACTAGGGTTCACAAAATcgtcggtaaccgttcggtCATCGCGGTTAATGACCGATTCGATCCGTACCGCATTCATAAATCGACTAGCTTTcggttaaattcaaattcaaaattcaataAATTGATATATTAACAAAATTTAatcattttatcaaatttcaccaaattacTGTATGGTTACTGTGGTTTTAACGGTAATCGCCGGAGACGGTTTTCAAATGTCAAATACATTTGTAAACCTGGTGCCAATTGGGAAATAAAATGTCAACCTTTTGggttgaaaataaaatttatttaggGGGTGAGGTGAAATATTCCTCTTCACCGGCTATCTTCTCCGTTGGTTCATTTCGCGTGGCCTCCCCTCGCCTCGCCCCCTATTAAACCACCGAGCTGGGCGCCTCCCCGTGGCGCTCGCGGCCGCATTAGCGCGGATTGAGAGAgacaagagagagaagggggggcGGCTCGCCGGCCTCAAGCCCTTGTTCCCTTCTCCCTCCGTCGCCTCCTTCTTGCTCCGCCTCGTGGGAGCCGCTCCTCCCGTCCGGGTACGCGTCAAAACCTCCCCGATTCGCCGCCCGCATTCTTGATCTTTTCTGGTGGTTGATTCCCGGTCTCGTTGCTTGATCTCGGCAGGGGGAATGGCCAAGacgtagttttttttaaaaaaaatgcgtGCCGTTTACTGGGCGTTTCGTGCTCCGTTCATGCGTATATTGTGGAATTCTTTCTTGAGATGGGTTCGTTTCCATAGGGTGGTAGCCAAGAAGTCAAGACACGCTAGATTTGGATTTTCTTGTCGCTTCAATCTGAGCCCCGAGTAGAAAGATCCGGAAATTCTTGTTCTGGGATCTTGGCATTTCGGTTTTTTTCTGACGCAAATCTCCATTTCTTTTCAGTATGGAGACCTCGGCGCTGCCCAatgccgccgcgccgccggtgcGGGAGCCGGCGCAGCCTCGGCGGCGGCTTCCGGACTTCCAGCAGTCGGTGCGGCTCAAGTACGTGAAACTGGGATACCACTACCTCATCTCCCACGGCATGTACCTGCTGCTGTCGCCGCTCATGGCGCTCGTCGCGGTACAGCTCTCCACCGTCTCCCCGCGCGACCTAGCCGACCTGTGGGAGCAGCTCCGCTTCAACCTCCTCTCGGTGGTCGCCTGCTCCACCCTCCTCGTGTTCCTCTCCACCTTCTACTTCCTCACCCGCCCGCGCCCCGTCTACCTGCTTGACTTCGCCTGCTACAAGCCGGAGCCGGAGCGCAAGTGCACGCGCGAGACCTTCATGCACTGCTCCAAGCTCACCGGCTCCTTCACCGACGAGAACCTCGACTTCCAGCGCAAGATCCTCGAGCGCTCCGGCCTTGGCGAGGACACCTACCTTCCCCCCGCCGTGCTCCAGGTGCCACCCAACCCGTGCATGGACGAGGCACGCAAGGAGGCGCGCACCGTCATGTTCGGCGCCATCGACCAGCTGCTCGAGAAGACTGGAGTCAGGCCCAAGGACATTGGCGTCCTTGTCGTCAATTGCAGCTTGTTCAACCCGACGCCATCGCTCTCTGCGATGGTGGTGAACCATTACAAGCTGAGGGGGAACATTGTCAGCTACAACCTCGGCGGGATGGGGTGCAGCGCCGGGCTGCTGTCCATTGACCTCGCCAAGGATCTGCTGCAGGTGCACCCCAACTCGTACGCGCTGGTGATCAGCATGGAGAACATCACGCTGAATTGGTACTTCGGGAACAACCGGTCGATGCTCGTGTCGAATTGCTTGTTCCGGATGGGCGGCGCGGCCATCCTCCTCTCGAACAAGAGGTCTGACAGGCGGAGGTCCAAGTACGAGCTGGTGCACACGGTTCGCACGCACAAGGGTGCGGACGACAGGTGCTTTGGCTGCGTGAcgcaggaggaggacgagattGGCAAGATCGGGGTGTCGCTGTCCAAGGACCTCATGGCGGTCGCCGGAGACGCGCTCAAGACCAACATCACCACCCTTGGTCCGCTGGTGCTCCCGTTTTCGGAGCAGCTGCTCTTCATGGTCACATTGGTTGCCAAGAAGGCCTTCAAGATGAAGATCAAGCCGTACATCCCAGACTTCAAGCTGGCTTTTGAGCACTTCTGCATCCACGCTGGTGGCCGTGCTGTGCTTGACGAGCTGGAGAAGAACCTGGAGCTCACTGACTGGCACATGGAGCCATCGAGGATGACCCTGTACAGGTTTGGCAACACGTCGAGCAGCTCACTCTGGTACGAGCTGGCGTACTCCGAGGCGAAGGGGAGGATCAGGAAGCGCGATAGGATCTGGCAGATTGCGTTCGGGTCCGGGTTCAAGTGCAACAGCGCGGTCTGGAAGGCGCTCCGGACTGTGAACCCAGCGAAGGAGAAGAACCCATGGATGGATGAGATTGACAACTTCCCAGTTGATGTTCCAAAGATTTCAAAGGTTGGGAACGCATGAAGACTGCGTATGTCTCAGGTGACAAGTGTAGTTGGGTGATTGGCAGTGGCAGGGCGGAGGTCTCTTCTTCCGATTCCGTCGTTTGCGCCTTCACTTCTTGTTTTCAGTTGTAGCATCTGTGAGCGAACTTAGATGATTTGATCAGGTAGAAAGGGTGTGTTTCCGTCGCTAGGGTGGTCTGAATGTCTGATATGTGCTATTTATTCAGATTGGGGAAAGCAATTGGTGTTCCATATCACATTCGTCTTTGCCTGATTGAGGTGTACCAATTGCAGGCCAATTGGAACCTGAATCTCCCTATTCAATTGATTGGTTTCATTCTATGATCTTGTGTATTATCAATTTGTGTTGGATTGCTAGGTTGTTATCGGGAGGTACTGAATGTGATGTGCTTGCTAGTCTTATGGTGTGATTGACTTTCAGCTGCTGTTTCTGATGCAGATCTGGGCTTGCCTGGATGAGTCTGCATTTCTACTTGTAATCTATTATCCAAGCTGTCAATTATTGCGAAATACTAGCACTAATAGTCTGTCTCAGCATTATCTGAATTAAAACAGAGTTGACCACGTGATATCACTGGATTCATTGTAAAACATACGTTTATCTTTATATACAAGCGTTATGATTTGTAACTACAGTCTCACGCGCATCGTTAGAATTGTATCATATTTGTATCGATTACATTTGAGCTGTCAGTTTATCTGTCTAACAGTAGCAAGCATGATCCAATTGTTCAACATTCATGTCTCGTAGATATGAACATGTGATTTATAGTTTGAAACGGAGTGAGTACTAATTAGTGGTCACCGTTGTACCTCATAGACTTTGCTTTCCAATGCTAGAAAGCTGACTGTTTTATGTGAAATTCTTGTGCCCCAAATCGATCCTGAGTTTGTTTCACTCGGCTACACTTGGTACAATTGAAGTATGC from Phragmites australis chromosome 8, lpPhrAust1.1, whole genome shotgun sequence includes:
- the LOC133926957 gene encoding 3-ketoacyl-CoA synthase 11-like, which encodes METSALPNAAAPPVREPAQPRRRLPDFQQSVRLKYVKLGYHYLISHGMYLLLSPLMALVAVQLSTVSPRDLADLWEQLRFNLLSVVACSTLLVFLSTFYFLTRPRPVYLLDFACYKPEPERKCTRETFMHCSKLTGSFTDENLDFQRKILERSGLGEDTYLPPAVLQVPPNPCMDEARKEARTVMFGAIDQLLEKTGVRPKDIGVLVVNCSLFNPTPSLSAMVVNHYKLRGNIVSYNLGGMGCSAGLLSIDLAKDLLQVHPNSYALVISMENITLNWYFGNNRSMLVSNCLFRMGGAAILLSNKRSDRRRSKYELVHTVRTHKGADDRCFGCVTQEEDEIGKIGVSLSKDLMAVAGDALKTNITTLGPLVLPFSEQLLFMVTLVAKKAFKMKIKPYIPDFKLAFEHFCIHAGGRAVLDELEKNLELTDWHMEPSRMTLYRFGNTSSSSLWYELAYSEAKGRIRKRDRIWQIAFGSGFKCNSAVWKALRTVNPAKEKNPWMDEIDNFPVDVPKISKVGNA